The proteins below are encoded in one region of Aquisphaera giovannonii:
- a CDS encoding DUF7133 domain-containing protein yields MKLRPERGRRPESVWVGIAPVRSRAIRGALALGLSCMAVVLAAAGGRALGQGQGRRGPAGDGPVAKGKPASKKAAGGPNARPPFAPGEVLPPVMIGRGDKDGDGALSRGEFLALADDWYDRLDVAKAGTLSSDVFATRFEGLLPGPGQGFGPSAFLAPGVFSAADVDKDGALTRDELRQTFGAWFDRWDRGRAGKLDAQALAAGLATAWPVVRFRGPPPAQGGPSDRIRSEIAKGADLSPKAPVKPVSAREEAGRFLMQPGYRMELVLGEPDVQEPVAIAFDGNGRMYVAEMRSYMQDIDGKDEKAPISRVSRHEDLDGDGVYERHTVFIDGLVLPRFVLPWDRDSVVSMETDADDVFRYIDTDGDGKSDRKELFFKGAGRRGNLEHQQSGMVWGLDNWIYTTYNAFRIRWTPGGKVLREPTGANGGQWGLTMSDDGQMMWVDAGGEVGPTNFQVPIHYGSFSLPDEVEEDFRVPYGEPLGLADFQGGMGRVRQPGGSLNHFTAVAGEDVFRGHRLPAELVGDWFFGEPVARIVRRARRVVTDGVAKLHNAHPKSEFIRSTDPLFRPVNMATAPDGTMYIVDMYRGIIQEGAWVDEGSYLREKVKQYGMDRITRRGRIWRLRYDGMEPDRTRPRMFDESPAELVRHLEHPNGWWRDTAQRLLVLRQERSVVPALREMAGNSGNRLARVHALWTLEGLGALDAGLVRAAIASDDPRMRIQGARLSESLHKAGDKSLASNVRALAADPDPSVAVQALLTLHHLKVPEAAAVIRSTSQKSQSRGVREIGPRLLQQPGNRDEFAGFRFTADQRRLLERGSAIYKELCISCHGPDGRGAPLAGAPEGTTMAPPLAGSPRVLGHRDYPVNVVLSGLIGPVGGKTYPSLMAPMGTNDDEWIASAVSYVRNAFGNSASVVTPAEVAQARAASKGRSFPWTPAELEASLPGALRYRPDWKVSASQNAEFAHFGINGTGFIGWDSGEPQKPGMWYAVEMPRPAALGEIVIESRAGGFGPATHPRGYRVEASADGKTWGPAIAEGRGDGPTLRVAPAKPVAAKAVRVTLTEPAADGAPWTVQKVRLYEAAKAPAPGSLEPRIGTLAMAEVLDAMPRTHGDPRRGERLFTELSCVTCHTVRRDEPAKGPSLAEVSKTYKRRELAEQVLSPSKNIAKGYATQVFALNDGTVFEGFVVRETPEALTVRNVSAQEKTIPAGDVEDRKTLAKSVMPEGLVANLTVKDFASLLDYLEGLAGPRDRADVRGPGGEERGK; encoded by the coding sequence ATGAAGCTGCGTCCTGAGCGGGGCCGCCGCCCCGAGTCCGTCTGGGTGGGGATCGCCCCGGTCCGTTCGCGCGCGATTCGCGGCGCGTTGGCCCTCGGGTTGTCGTGCATGGCCGTGGTCCTCGCCGCGGCGGGTGGCCGCGCCCTCGGGCAGGGGCAGGGCCGGCGGGGCCCGGCCGGGGACGGCCCGGTGGCGAAGGGCAAGCCCGCGAGCAAGAAGGCGGCCGGGGGGCCGAACGCCCGGCCGCCGTTCGCGCCGGGGGAGGTCCTGCCGCCGGTGATGATCGGGCGCGGGGACAAGGACGGGGACGGGGCCCTGTCGCGGGGGGAATTCCTCGCTCTGGCGGATGACTGGTACGACCGGCTCGACGTCGCGAAGGCCGGCACGCTGTCGTCGGACGTCTTCGCCACGCGGTTCGAGGGCCTGCTGCCGGGGCCCGGGCAGGGCTTCGGGCCGTCGGCGTTCCTCGCGCCGGGGGTCTTCTCGGCGGCGGACGTGGACAAGGACGGGGCGCTCACCCGGGACGAGCTGCGGCAGACGTTCGGCGCCTGGTTCGACCGCTGGGACCGCGGCCGCGCCGGCAAGCTCGACGCGCAGGCCCTGGCCGCGGGGCTGGCGACGGCCTGGCCGGTGGTCCGGTTCCGCGGGCCGCCCCCGGCGCAGGGGGGGCCGAGCGACCGCATCCGGTCGGAGATCGCCAAGGGGGCCGACCTCTCGCCGAAGGCCCCCGTGAAGCCGGTGTCGGCGCGGGAGGAGGCCGGCCGCTTCCTCATGCAGCCGGGGTATCGGATGGAGCTGGTCCTGGGCGAGCCCGACGTCCAGGAGCCCGTGGCCATCGCCTTCGACGGCAACGGCCGGATGTACGTCGCCGAGATGCGGTCGTACATGCAGGACATCGACGGCAAGGACGAGAAGGCGCCGATCAGCCGCGTCTCGCGCCACGAGGACCTCGACGGCGACGGGGTCTACGAGCGGCACACGGTCTTCATCGACGGCCTCGTCCTGCCGCGGTTCGTCCTGCCCTGGGACCGGGACAGCGTCGTCTCGATGGAGACGGACGCCGACGACGTCTTCCGGTACATCGACACCGACGGCGACGGCAAGAGCGACAGGAAGGAGCTGTTCTTCAAGGGGGCCGGCCGGCGGGGGAACCTGGAGCACCAGCAGAGCGGCATGGTCTGGGGCCTGGATAACTGGATCTACACCACGTACAACGCCTTCCGCATCCGCTGGACGCCCGGCGGCAAGGTCCTCCGCGAGCCGACCGGCGCCAACGGCGGCCAGTGGGGGCTGACGATGTCCGACGACGGCCAGATGATGTGGGTCGACGCGGGCGGCGAGGTCGGCCCGACCAACTTCCAGGTCCCCATCCACTACGGCTCGTTCAGCCTGCCCGACGAGGTCGAGGAGGACTTCCGCGTCCCCTACGGCGAGCCGCTGGGCCTGGCCGACTTCCAGGGGGGCATGGGCCGCGTCCGGCAGCCCGGGGGCTCCCTGAACCACTTCACGGCCGTCGCGGGCGAGGACGTCTTCCGCGGCCATCGCCTCCCGGCGGAGCTCGTCGGCGACTGGTTCTTCGGCGAGCCCGTCGCGCGGATCGTCCGCCGCGCCAGGCGGGTCGTCACCGACGGCGTCGCGAAGCTCCACAACGCCCACCCGAAGTCGGAGTTCATCCGCTCGACCGACCCGCTCTTCCGGCCCGTGAACATGGCCACCGCCCCGGACGGCACGATGTACATCGTGGACATGTACCGGGGCATCATCCAGGAGGGGGCGTGGGTCGACGAGGGCTCCTACCTCCGCGAGAAGGTGAAGCAGTACGGGATGGACAGGATCACCCGGCGCGGCCGCATCTGGCGGCTGCGGTACGACGGGATGGAGCCCGACCGCACCCGCCCCAGGATGTTCGACGAGTCGCCCGCGGAGCTGGTCCGGCACCTGGAGCACCCCAACGGCTGGTGGCGCGACACGGCGCAGCGGCTGCTCGTCCTGCGGCAGGAGCGGTCGGTCGTCCCGGCGCTCCGGGAGATGGCCGGTAACTCCGGGAATCGGCTGGCCCGCGTCCACGCGCTCTGGACGCTCGAAGGGCTGGGCGCCCTCGACGCCGGCCTCGTCCGCGCGGCGATCGCGAGCGACGACCCCCGGATGCGCATCCAGGGGGCCCGGCTGAGCGAGTCGCTCCACAAGGCCGGGGACAAATCCCTCGCGTCCAACGTCCGGGCCCTCGCGGCCGACCCGGATCCGAGCGTCGCCGTGCAGGCCCTGCTGACCCTGCACCACCTGAAGGTGCCCGAGGCGGCGGCCGTCATCCGCTCGACCTCGCAGAAGAGTCAATCCCGCGGGGTCCGCGAGATCGGCCCGCGGCTGCTCCAGCAGCCCGGCAACCGTGACGAGTTCGCGGGCTTCCGCTTCACGGCCGACCAGCGCAGATTGCTGGAGCGGGGCTCGGCGATCTACAAGGAATTGTGCATCAGTTGCCACGGGCCGGACGGCCGCGGCGCGCCGCTCGCCGGGGCGCCGGAGGGGACGACGATGGCGCCGCCGCTGGCGGGCTCGCCCCGCGTGCTCGGGCATCGGGACTACCCGGTGAACGTCGTGCTCAGCGGCCTGATCGGGCCGGTGGGGGGGAAGACGTACCCCTCGCTGATGGCCCCGATGGGGACGAACGACGACGAGTGGATCGCGTCGGCCGTCTCGTACGTCCGCAACGCGTTCGGCAACTCGGCGTCGGTCGTCACCCCGGCGGAGGTGGCGCAGGCCCGCGCGGCGAGCAAGGGGCGGAGCTTCCCGTGGACGCCCGCCGAGCTGGAGGCGAGCCTCCCGGGGGCGTTGCGATACCGGCCGGACTGGAAGGTCTCGGCCAGCCAGAACGCCGAGTTCGCCCACTTCGGCATCAACGGGACCGGGTTCATCGGCTGGGACTCGGGCGAGCCCCAGAAGCCCGGCATGTGGTACGCCGTGGAGATGCCCCGCCCGGCGGCGCTCGGCGAGATCGTGATCGAGTCCCGCGCCGGCGGCTTCGGGCCGGCGACCCACCCGCGTGGGTACCGGGTCGAGGCGTCGGCCGACGGCAAGACGTGGGGGCCGGCGATCGCCGAGGGCAGGGGGGACGGCCCCACGCTCCGGGTCGCGCCGGCGAAGCCCGTCGCGGCGAAGGCCGTCCGCGTGACGCTGACCGAGCCGGCCGCCGACGGCGCGCCCTGGACGGTGCAGAAGGTGCGGCTCTACGAGGCCGCGAAGGCGCCCGCGCCCGGCTCCCTCGAGCCGAGGATCGGCACGCTCGCGATGGCCGAGGTGCTGGACGCGATGCCCAGGACCCACGGCGACCCCCGCCGGGGCGAGCGGCTCTTCACGGAGCTGAGCTGCGTCACCTGCCACACCGTCCGCCGCGACGAGCCGGCCAAGGGCCCGTCGCTCGCGGAGGTCTCGAAGACCTACAAGCGCCGGGAGCTCGCCGAGCAGGTCCTCTCCCCGAGCAAGAACATCGCCAAGGGCTACGCGACGCAGGTGTTCGCCCTCAACGACGGCACCGTCTTCGAGGGCTTCGTCGTCCGGGAGACGCCGGAGGCCCTGACCGTCCGCAACGTCAGCGCCCAGGAGAAGACCATCCCCGCGGGGGACGTCGAGGACCGCAAGACGCTGGCCAAGTCGGTCATGCCCGAGGGGCTCGTCGCCAACCTCACGGTCAAGGACTTCGCCTCGCTGCTCGACTACCTGGAAGGCCTGGCCGGGCCCCGGGACCGGGCCGATGTCCGGGGCCCCGGGGGCGAGGAGCGCGGGAAGTAG
- a CDS encoding TolC family protein encodes MAAAASIALAIGTPGAVVAGETLQDAWAIALGSNQGLQASQAGAASARQGVAAARAERVPTVTTTNAYTWLNTTPTFKTSLALPGASTPINFSFPFANRDFFFSSTLMNIPLYAGGRIASGIDAAGAQATAARAEETTAAQDLKLDVAQAYLNILRVEKLLLLAQTNVTSLESHQRDVSNLFREGVARRTDLLSSQVSLARARQRVIQATNDRDVARASYNRLLGRPLTDPASLQEMAIRSDAAIDRTSGGRGPEPSGERDGVRRTAAGVEDSAASKLPSALPPAPSAAPPAGDTAAAPGPAQDAEIERLTAIALSSRSELASLAGQAQAYAAQARVAESVRKPQVGLVGGFTYLENDHLTRNDYWSGSFAASWLLCDGGRSSRRAESLRLKEAQSLKQRSEAASRIALSVRSTWLSLQSARSALAVARSATRQADENLRETRDRYREQVVNNTEVLDAETLRLQTYTDYYNAFYAVLLEQFRLRRALCAL; translated from the coding sequence ATGGCGGCAGCGGCGTCGATCGCCCTCGCGATCGGAACGCCCGGCGCGGTGGTCGCGGGGGAGACCTTGCAGGACGCGTGGGCGATCGCACTGGGGTCCAACCAGGGCCTGCAGGCCTCGCAGGCCGGGGCGGCCTCGGCCCGCCAGGGGGTCGCGGCGGCCCGGGCGGAGCGCGTGCCGACGGTCACCACGACCAACGCCTACACCTGGCTGAACACCACCCCGACGTTCAAGACGAGCCTCGCCCTGCCCGGGGCCTCGACGCCGATCAACTTCTCGTTCCCCTTCGCGAATCGCGACTTCTTCTTCTCGTCCACGCTCATGAACATCCCGCTCTACGCGGGCGGGCGGATCGCCTCGGGGATCGACGCCGCCGGCGCGCAGGCGACCGCGGCGAGGGCGGAGGAGACCACCGCGGCGCAGGATCTCAAGCTGGACGTCGCCCAGGCATACCTGAACATCCTCCGCGTCGAGAAGCTGCTGCTCCTGGCGCAGACCAACGTCACGAGCCTGGAATCCCACCAGCGCGACGTGAGCAACCTCTTCCGCGAGGGCGTGGCCAGGCGCACGGACCTGCTTTCCTCCCAGGTCTCCCTGGCCCGCGCCCGGCAGCGGGTCATCCAGGCGACGAACGACCGCGACGTGGCCCGCGCCTCGTACAACCGCCTCCTGGGCCGGCCGCTCACCGACCCCGCGAGCCTCCAGGAGATGGCGATCCGGAGCGACGCCGCGATCGACCGGACTTCGGGCGGTCGCGGCCCGGAGCCCTCCGGCGAGCGCGACGGCGTGCGGCGCACCGCGGCGGGCGTCGAGGACTCGGCCGCGAGCAAGCTGCCCAGCGCCCTGCCGCCCGCGCCGTCGGCCGCCCCGCCCGCCGGGGATACGGCGGCCGCCCCGGGCCCGGCGCAGGACGCGGAGATCGAGCGGCTCACGGCGATCGCCCTGTCCAGCCGCTCGGAGCTCGCGTCCCTGGCCGGCCAGGCGCAGGCGTACGCCGCCCAGGCCCGCGTGGCGGAGTCGGTCAGGAAGCCGCAGGTCGGCCTCGTCGGCGGGTTCACGTACCTCGAGAACGACCACCTCACCCGCAACGACTACTGGTCCGGCTCGTTCGCCGCGTCGTGGCTCCTCTGCGACGGCGGCCGCTCGAGCCGCCGGGCGGAGTCGCTCCGCCTCAAGGAGGCCCAGTCGCTGAAGCAGCGGAGCGAGGCCGCATCCCGGATCGCGCTGTCGGTCCGCTCCACCTGGCTCTCGCTCCAGAGCGCCCGCTCCGCCCTGGCCGTCGCACGCTCGGCGACGCGCCAGGCCGACGAGAACCTCCGCGAGACCCGCGACCGGTACCGCGAGCAGGTCGTCAACAACACCGAGGTCCTCGACGCCGAGACCCTCCGCCTCCAGACCTACACCGACTACTACAACGCCTTCTACGCCGTCCTCCTGGAGCAGTTCCGCCTCCGCCGGGCCCTCTGCGCCCTATAA
- a CDS encoding WD40 repeat domain-containing protein: protein MQHVSTVHQGWPIAKLRFHPSERLLASVAGPHAEVAIWTWDESGSLSRLASLRPAGETRVADVAWHPRENLLALVGGGRAIELWSEGRLSSTLGQHPVPGRVREHLTGTWAGGKFEPRLYTERIPVDGQGYSAAVFSSSGDRLAASPFGHDPHGDEPTEVYDVASGTLVDSFWRSDSSLVLHPEGEIIATLSSNQGATAVRFGLLGDTFQGYDAQLNVIVDGYDRLVFSSHGDAFAVMGHSYRVGFRIYEFPSCRLLFELDFETLEEMWAHLWQEYRDSLAFTARPDGRYPYEFIAKLWTVKDRLSFHPGGHTLLIGTMKGHVVGVDPDDTSKPAGVWTCHDGPLLALDVSAYHCVLATARFDGELKLWNLNGAPLPAPCGKPMTEAFLRTFQPIDSAAPEEQFRTTDGRRWYNLETIGEEELDDDAPPWAQIARWMRRADGPEA, encoded by the coding sequence ATGCAGCACGTCAGCACCGTCCATCAGGGTTGGCCGATTGCAAAGCTGCGGTTCCATCCCAGCGAGCGCCTGCTGGCGAGCGTCGCCGGCCCCCACGCCGAGGTCGCCATCTGGACGTGGGATGAGTCGGGCAGCCTGAGCCGTCTGGCTTCCCTCAGACCGGCGGGGGAGACGAGGGTCGCCGATGTCGCCTGGCATCCGCGTGAGAACCTGCTCGCCCTGGTTGGCGGTGGCCGGGCGATCGAACTATGGTCCGAGGGCCGCCTGTCGAGTACCCTGGGCCAACACCCGGTCCCGGGCCGGGTGAGAGAGCACCTCACCGGCACCTGGGCGGGCGGCAAGTTCGAGCCCCGGCTCTACACCGAGCGGATCCCCGTTGACGGGCAAGGATATTCCGCAGCCGTCTTCTCCTCGTCCGGCGATCGCCTCGCCGCCAGCCCGTTCGGCCATGATCCGCACGGCGACGAGCCCACGGAAGTTTACGATGTTGCCTCCGGGACGCTGGTCGATTCCTTCTGGCGAAGTGACTCGTCCCTGGTCCTGCACCCCGAAGGGGAAATCATCGCCACCCTTTCCAGCAATCAGGGTGCGACCGCCGTCCGATTCGGCCTGCTCGGCGATACCTTCCAGGGCTACGACGCCCAGCTGAACGTCATCGTCGATGGCTACGATCGACTGGTCTTCAGCTCGCACGGCGACGCGTTCGCCGTCATGGGTCACTCCTACCGAGTCGGCTTCCGGATCTACGAGTTCCCTTCATGCCGGCTCCTCTTCGAGCTGGACTTCGAGACTTTGGAGGAGATGTGGGCCCACCTGTGGCAGGAGTATCGTGATTCGCTGGCCTTTACCGCGCGGCCGGATGGCAGATACCCCTACGAATTCATCGCCAAGCTTTGGACAGTGAAGGATCGATTGAGCTTCCACCCGGGAGGGCACACGCTCCTGATCGGAACGATGAAGGGCCACGTGGTGGGCGTTGATCCTGACGACACCTCGAAGCCCGCGGGCGTCTGGACGTGCCACGACGGGCCCCTGCTCGCTCTTGATGTATCCGCATATCATTGCGTGCTGGCAACCGCCCGCTTCGACGGCGAGCTCAAGCTCTGGAACCTTAACGGTGCGCCGCTACCGGCTCCCTGCGGCAAGCCGATGACCGAGGCCTTCCTTCGGACGTTCCAGCCAATCGACTCGGCGGCCCCCGAGGAGCAATTCCGCACGACCGACGGCCGGAGGTGGTACAACCTCGAGACCATCGGTGAGGAGGAACTGGACGACGACGCGCCGCCGTGGGCTCAGATCGCCAGATGGATGCGCCGGGCAGACGGCCCCGAGGCTTGA
- a CDS encoding glycoside hydrolase family 32 protein, with protein MRHLVTRTCALAAIAVGFATGGPTGAAEGPSTGKVQPADDMVLNYHLMHPGGPSLPGDVNAAYYLDGVYHLHYILAHPWKDKGSFSFIHVTSPDMLHWTWQATKLQPSFTGHGMFSGTGFLTKEGKPAAIYHGQGSGRNQIAVAKDRGLSAWEKPYPVDVRNADGTEAKINHWDPDCFLIGDTYYAISGGTNPPLMKSKDLKTWTYVGPFLHHDTPDVAVGEDISCPNFFKIGDKWMLLCISHNLGCRYYLGDWDAKAEQFVPEKQGRMNFRREDQNLFGPPWRVDFFAPESVLTPDGRRVMWAWLACLGKDDGTMDDRTIESLPRELSLPADGVLRIRPLRELEALRRDQAAQHDVTIDRPTGDVRAKAAPAGKVLTTLPGDSAEIRITVARDQAERKLFGFVLFGGPSGGGLPVLLRPENGTLRVGTAEAPFSVADLPPGEDLTLRIFVDKYLVEVFANDRQAMIASYADYRGKATLTGFTVGSPTTIKTLETWRLEPTNQGFLEARKSRVWEPGRD; from the coding sequence ATGAGACATCTCGTCACGCGCACTTGCGCCCTCGCGGCGATTGCGGTCGGGTTCGCGACGGGCGGGCCCACCGGGGCCGCCGAAGGCCCGTCGACCGGCAAGGTCCAGCCGGCGGACGACATGGTGTTGAACTATCACCTGATGCACCCGGGGGGCCCCAGCCTGCCCGGCGACGTGAATGCGGCCTACTACCTCGACGGCGTCTATCACCTGCACTACATCCTGGCGCATCCGTGGAAGGACAAGGGGTCGTTCTCCTTCATCCACGTCACCAGCCCGGACATGCTGCACTGGACCTGGCAGGCGACGAAGCTCCAGCCGTCGTTCACCGGCCACGGCATGTTCAGCGGCACCGGGTTCCTGACGAAGGAGGGGAAGCCCGCGGCGATCTACCACGGCCAGGGGTCGGGCCGGAACCAGATCGCCGTCGCCAAGGACCGCGGCCTCTCGGCCTGGGAGAAGCCCTACCCGGTGGACGTCCGCAACGCCGACGGCACCGAGGCGAAGATCAACCACTGGGACCCCGACTGCTTCCTCATCGGCGACACGTACTACGCGATCTCCGGCGGCACGAACCCGCCCCTGATGAAGTCGAAGGACCTGAAGACCTGGACTTATGTGGGCCCCTTCCTGCACCACGACACCCCGGACGTGGCCGTCGGCGAGGACATCTCCTGCCCGAACTTCTTCAAGATCGGTGACAAATGGATGCTCCTCTGCATCAGCCACAACCTCGGCTGCCGGTATTACCTCGGCGACTGGGACGCGAAGGCGGAGCAGTTCGTCCCTGAAAAGCAGGGCCGCATGAACTTCCGCCGCGAGGACCAGAACCTCTTCGGCCCGCCCTGGCGCGTGGACTTCTTCGCCCCGGAGAGCGTCCTCACGCCGGACGGCCGGCGCGTGATGTGGGCGTGGCTGGCGTGCCTGGGGAAGGATGACGGCACGATGGACGACCGGACGATCGAGTCCCTGCCCCGCGAGCTGAGCCTCCCCGCCGACGGCGTCCTCCGCATCAGGCCGCTCCGCGAACTCGAGGCCCTGCGCCGCGACCAAGCGGCCCAGCACGACGTCACGATCGACAGGCCCACCGGCGACGTCCGCGCGAAGGCCGCCCCCGCCGGCAAGGTCCTCACCACGCTCCCCGGCGACTCCGCGGAGATCCGGATCACGGTCGCGCGCGACCAGGCCGAGCGGAAGCTCTTCGGCTTCGTCCTCTTCGGAGGCCCGTCGGGCGGCGGCCTGCCGGTCCTCCTCCGCCCGGAGAACGGGACCCTCCGCGTGGGCACCGCCGAGGCCCCCTTCTCCGTCGCCGACCTGCCCCCGGGCGAGGACCTCACTCTCCGCATCTTCGTGGACAAGTACCTCGTCGAGGTCTTCGCCAACGACCGCCAGGCGATGATCGCCTCGTACGCGGACTACCGCGGCAAGGCCACGCTCACCGGCTTCACCGTCGGCTCGCCGACCACCATCAAGACCCTGGAGACCTGGAGGCTCGAACCGACCAACCAGGGCTTCCTCGAGGCCCGCAAGAGCCGCGTGTGGGAACCAGGAAGGGACTAA
- a CDS encoding DHA2 family efflux MFS transporter permease subunit produces the protein MTAPAGTIEATRPAARRAVNPWLVALTVTIATFMEVLDTSIANVALPHIAGDLGASIDDANWVLTGYLVANAMVIPLSSWLSAAMGRKAYYMACVALFTITSALCGLATSLPVLILWRVVQGLAGGGLQPVSQAILLDTFPAERRAAGMAVYGVAALTAPVLGPTLGGWITDNYSWRWIFYINIPAGVLSLALNALLVEDPAYLKAERAAMLRKGLRIDYAGIGLIALGLGCLEVVLDKGQEWDWLGSPGIRAMIVLAAIGLLGGLAWEWRHPAPFINLRLLRDRSFFFGCLIVASTYAVLYGSILLLPQMMQGLMGYDATNAGLVLSPAGFFSMVTMILSALVLRKGLDARWLISLGGGVMALGSYWLVTLNLQAGPMQLVWPRVVQMAGAGLMFAPLAAAAVLYLPKTEMNNASGLFNMLRNEGSSVGIGLSTAVLQRRVQFHSFRLTESLQPLSDATTAALHATGRFFTAVTGDPARGELMGLRAIRLVRDQQAYAMAFLDCFWVFTLIAAATVPLAWLMKRSVAEGEVHIGE, from the coding sequence ATGACGGCCCCCGCCGGCACCATCGAGGCGACCCGCCCGGCCGCTCGCCGCGCGGTCAACCCGTGGCTGGTGGCGCTCACGGTGACGATCGCCACGTTCATGGAGGTGCTCGACACCTCGATCGCCAACGTCGCCCTGCCGCACATCGCGGGGGACCTCGGGGCCTCGATCGACGACGCCAACTGGGTGCTCACCGGCTACCTCGTGGCCAACGCGATGGTCATCCCGCTGTCGAGCTGGCTCTCCGCCGCGATGGGCCGGAAGGCCTATTACATGGCGTGCGTCGCCCTGTTCACGATCACCTCGGCGCTCTGCGGCCTGGCCACCAGCCTGCCGGTCCTGATCCTCTGGCGGGTGGTGCAGGGGCTCGCCGGGGGCGGGCTCCAGCCGGTCTCGCAGGCGATCCTCCTGGACACCTTCCCGGCGGAACGCCGCGCCGCGGGAATGGCCGTCTACGGCGTCGCCGCCCTCACGGCGCCGGTGCTCGGCCCGACGCTCGGCGGCTGGATCACCGACAACTACTCATGGCGGTGGATCTTCTACATCAACATCCCCGCGGGCGTCCTGTCCCTGGCCCTCAATGCGCTGCTGGTGGAGGATCCGGCCTACCTGAAGGCCGAGCGCGCGGCGATGCTCCGCAAGGGCCTGCGGATCGACTACGCCGGCATCGGCCTGATCGCCCTGGGCCTGGGCTGCCTGGAGGTCGTCCTGGACAAGGGGCAGGAGTGGGACTGGCTGGGCTCGCCGGGCATCCGCGCCATGATCGTGCTCGCGGCAATCGGCCTCCTCGGCGGCCTCGCCTGGGAGTGGCGGCACCCCGCGCCGTTCATCAACCTCCGCCTGCTGCGCGACCGGAGCTTCTTCTTCGGCTGCCTGATCGTGGCCTCGACGTACGCCGTGCTGTACGGCAGCATCCTCCTGCTGCCGCAGATGATGCAGGGCCTGATGGGCTACGACGCGACGAACGCCGGGCTGGTGCTCTCGCCGGCGGGGTTCTTCTCGATGGTCACGATGATCCTCAGCGCCCTGGTGCTGCGCAAGGGCCTCGACGCGCGCTGGCTGATCTCGCTGGGCGGCGGCGTGATGGCGCTGGGGTCGTACTGGCTGGTGACGCTCAACCTCCAGGCCGGGCCGATGCAGCTCGTCTGGCCCCGCGTCGTGCAGATGGCCGGCGCCGGGTTGATGTTCGCGCCGCTCGCCGCGGCGGCGGTCCTCTACCTTCCGAAGACGGAGATGAACAACGCGAGCGGCCTGTTCAACATGCTCCGCAACGAGGGCTCGAGCGTGGGCATCGGCCTGTCGACGGCCGTCCTCCAGCGCCGGGTGCAGTTCCACTCGTTCCGCCTCACGGAGAGCCTCCAGCCGCTGAGCGACGCCACGACGGCCGCCCTCCACGCCACCGGCCGGTTTTTCACCGCCGTGACCGGCGACCCGGCCCGCGGCGAGCTGATGGGCCTCCGCGCCATCCGCTTGGTCCGCGACCAGCAGGCCTACGCCATGGCCTTCCTGGACTGCTTCTGGGTCTTCACCCTCATCGCCGCCGCCACCGTCCCCCTGGCGTGGCTCATGAAGCGGTCCGTCGCCGAGGGCGAGGTCCACATCGGGGAATGA